A window of the Amycolatopsis solani genome harbors these coding sequences:
- a CDS encoding AraC family transcriptional regulator, which produces MLLGEFDLPAGTWFPWHTHPAHQLVWSARGVVAVKSGDAGWVLPPTRALWMPARVRHRTGALGRAALRGIYADPALSPVSWPSPRMVVVRPLLRELLEYLTGAGVAPAARVRAEAVAFDLLEPLDVVPIVVPSLTDPRARDVERALLANPADPRTLAEFGRAVGASERTLARVFAAECRMPFGTWRTQVRLRAALPLLAQGAPLETVAYRVGYSSASAFVAAFRRAVGVTPGAYFAG; this is translated from the coding sequence ATGCTGCTCGGCGAGTTCGACCTGCCCGCCGGCACCTGGTTCCCCTGGCACACACACCCGGCGCACCAGCTGGTCTGGTCCGCGCGCGGGGTCGTCGCGGTGAAGTCGGGGGACGCGGGCTGGGTGCTGCCGCCGACGCGCGCGCTGTGGATGCCCGCGCGCGTCCGGCACCGCACGGGGGCGCTCGGCCGGGCGGCGCTGCGCGGGATCTACGCCGACCCGGCGTTGTCCCCGGTGTCGTGGCCTTCGCCGCGAATGGTCGTGGTCCGGCCGCTGCTGCGCGAGCTCCTGGAGTACCTGACCGGCGCCGGCGTCGCCCCGGCCGCGCGGGTGCGCGCCGAAGCGGTGGCGTTCGACCTGCTGGAACCGCTGGACGTGGTGCCGATCGTGGTGCCGTCGCTCACCGACCCCCGCGCCCGCGACGTCGAGCGAGCCCTGCTGGCGAACCCGGCCGACCCCCGCACCCTCGCGGAGTTCGGCCGCGCGGTCGGCGCGTCGGAGCGGACGCTGGCGCGCGTGTTCGCCGCCGAGTGCCGGATGCCGTTCGGCACGTGGCGAACGCAGGTCCGGCTGCGGGCGGCGCTGCCGCTGCTGGCCCAGGGAGCCCCGCTGGAGACGGTGGCGTACCGCGTGGGCTACAGCTCGGCGAGCGCGTTCGTGGCGGCTTTCCGCCGGGCGGTCGGCGTCACGCCGGGCGCGTACTTCGCGGGGTGA
- a CDS encoding GNAT family N-acetyltransferase yields the protein MTLADPGPRYHRSFLDALAEYHRDGLHTDLDPRLLADRPRFLRWLEELREAGIRGTAPIERDRVPHRIFWWVAGEEYLGRARLNLRLNDELAGFGGHIGYDIRPSARGRGHATALLHAVLRAAGEAGLETALLTCAPDNHASIRVIERNGGVLDGTSAAGRLRYWCGTS from the coding sequence ATGACGCTGGCCGACCCCGGACCCCGCTACCACCGGTCGTTCCTCGACGCGCTGGCGGAGTACCACCGGGACGGCCTGCACACGGACCTCGACCCGCGGCTGCTCGCGGACCGGCCGCGGTTCCTGCGCTGGCTCGAAGAGCTGCGGGAAGCCGGCATCCGCGGGACGGCGCCGATCGAGCGGGACCGGGTGCCGCACCGGATCTTCTGGTGGGTCGCGGGCGAGGAGTACCTCGGGCGAGCGCGCCTCAACCTGCGCCTCAACGACGAGCTGGCCGGGTTCGGCGGCCACATCGGCTACGACATCAGGCCGTCGGCCCGCGGCCGCGGCCACGCCACCGCGCTGCTGCACGCCGTACTGCGGGCGGCCGGGGAGGCGGGCCTCGAAACCGCCCTGCTGACCTGCGCGCCCGACAACCACGCGTCGATCCGCGTGATCGAGCGCAACGGCGGAGTGCTCGACGGCACGAGCGCGGCCGGCCGGCTGCGCTACTGGTGCGGCACCTCCTGA
- a CDS encoding dolichyl-phosphate-mannose--protein mannosyltransferase codes for MTAVLTRPDDESVRPDPVEALRPPTDREVTLLGRGMPADRLRGWVVTLVLTLIGGIVRLQNLGVPTDKGSPVFDEKHYVPQAWQVLRNGGYEDNYGYELVVHPPLAKQLIAIGEWLFGYNGWGWRIMPALAGTLIVLLTIRIARRLTRSTLLGAVAGILVISDGVLHLQSRMGMLDIFIALFVLAAFACVLADRDQVRERLATAVREGWVNESVWGPKLGFRWWRFATGLMIGLTFGVKWSALYYIVAFGLLTVFFDVAARRAAGVERPWLGTIRRDVLPALWAIVAIPFLMYFAAYWAWFASETATDRHYTEIKDIAPGVFAWIPPALRSLGDYTANVLHFHETLVTPKDNPHPWESKPWTWPMGLRPMLYSYNGEATGCGESRCISATMLIGTPAMWWAAIPMLGWAAWRSIFRADWRYAAVLVGYLGGYVFWFTNIDRQMYFFYATPLAAFLVLGLTLCLGQILGSARRGFERRGTGLLVVSLYVGLVVANFAWLWPILNGIAITNGQWEAERWLPSWR; via the coding sequence GTGACCGCCGTGCTGACCCGTCCCGACGACGAAAGCGTCCGGCCGGACCCGGTCGAGGCGCTCCGGCCGCCGACCGACCGCGAAGTGACCCTGCTCGGCCGCGGCATGCCGGCCGACCGGCTGCGCGGCTGGGTCGTCACCCTCGTGCTGACCTTGATCGGCGGCATCGTCCGGCTGCAGAACCTCGGCGTGCCGACCGACAAGGGCAGCCCGGTCTTCGACGAGAAGCACTACGTGCCGCAGGCCTGGCAGGTGCTGCGCAACGGCGGTTACGAGGACAACTACGGCTACGAACTGGTCGTCCACCCGCCGCTGGCGAAGCAGCTGATCGCGATCGGCGAATGGCTGTTCGGCTACAACGGCTGGGGCTGGCGCATCATGCCCGCGCTGGCCGGCACGCTGATCGTGCTGCTGACCATCCGCATCGCCCGACGGCTCACCCGCTCGACGCTGCTCGGCGCCGTCGCCGGCATCCTCGTGATCAGCGACGGCGTGCTCCACCTGCAGTCGCGCATGGGCATGCTCGACATCTTCATCGCGCTGTTCGTGCTCGCCGCGTTCGCCTGCGTGCTCGCCGACCGCGACCAGGTGCGCGAGCGGCTCGCGACGGCCGTGCGGGAGGGCTGGGTCAACGAGTCCGTGTGGGGCCCGAAGCTCGGGTTCCGCTGGTGGCGGTTCGCGACCGGCCTGATGATCGGGCTGACCTTCGGCGTCAAGTGGTCGGCGCTGTACTACATCGTCGCGTTCGGACTGCTCACCGTCTTCTTCGACGTCGCGGCGCGGCGCGCGGCCGGCGTCGAACGGCCGTGGCTGGGCACGATCCGCCGGGACGTGCTGCCCGCGCTGTGGGCGATCGTGGCCATCCCGTTCCTCATGTACTTCGCCGCGTACTGGGCGTGGTTCGCCAGCGAGACCGCCACGGACCGGCACTACACCGAGATCAAGGACATCGCGCCGGGCGTCTTCGCGTGGATACCGCCGGCGCTGCGCTCGCTCGGCGACTACACGGCGAACGTCCTGCACTTCCACGAAACGCTGGTCACGCCCAAGGACAACCCGCACCCGTGGGAGTCGAAGCCGTGGACGTGGCCGATGGGCCTGCGCCCGATGCTCTACAGCTACAACGGCGAGGCCACCGGCTGCGGTGAGTCCCGCTGCATCAGCGCGACGATGCTGATCGGCACGCCCGCGATGTGGTGGGCGGCGATCCCGATGCTCGGCTGGGCGGCCTGGCGCTCGATCTTCCGCGCGGACTGGCGCTACGCGGCCGTGCTGGTCGGTTACCTCGGCGGGTACGTCTTCTGGTTCACCAACATCGACCGCCAGATGTACTTCTTCTACGCGACGCCGCTGGCCGCGTTCCTGGTACTGGGCTTGACGTTGTGCCTCGGCCAGATCCTGGGCAGCGCGCGGCGCGGGTTCGAGAGACGCGGGACCGGCCTGCTGGTGGTGTCGCTGTACGTCGGACTGGTGGTGGCGAACTTCGCCTGGCTGTGGCCGATCCTGAACGGCATCGCGATCACGAACGGCCAGTGGGAAGCCGAACGCTGGCTCCCCTCCTGGCGATGA
- the rsmI gene encoding 16S rRNA (cytidine(1402)-2'-O)-methyltransferase has translation MLPGRLVLAATPLGDVRDASPRLAEALAEADVIAAEDTRRLRSLASALEVTPSGRVVSFYEDVETARLPKLIESLRAGETVVLVTDAGMPSVSDPGFRLVAACVAADIPVTCLPGPSAVTTALALSGLPCDRFCFEGFAPRKPGERTRWLTSLRDEPRTAVFFESPHRLASLLADAASVLGPDRAAAVCRELTKTYEEVKRGTLASLAEWAADGVRGEITVVLSGAPPREVSVADLVTEVQSRVASGERLKTAAAEVAEAGGVSKKELYDAVLAARKAE, from the coding sequence CTGCTTCCCGGTCGTCTCGTGCTGGCCGCGACCCCGCTCGGCGACGTCCGCGACGCGTCGCCCCGCCTGGCGGAAGCACTGGCGGAAGCCGACGTCATCGCGGCCGAAGACACCCGCCGCCTGCGCTCGCTGGCGTCCGCGCTGGAGGTGACCCCGAGCGGCCGGGTGGTGAGCTTCTACGAGGACGTCGAGACCGCGCGGCTGCCGAAGCTGATCGAATCGTTACGCGCGGGCGAGACGGTCGTGCTGGTGACGGACGCCGGTATGCCCAGTGTGTCCGATCCGGGCTTCCGGCTGGTCGCGGCGTGCGTCGCCGCGGACATCCCGGTGACGTGCCTGCCCGGCCCGTCGGCGGTGACGACGGCGCTCGCTTTGTCCGGTTTGCCGTGCGACCGCTTTTGTTTCGAGGGCTTCGCGCCGCGCAAGCCGGGCGAGCGCACGCGGTGGTTGACGTCGTTGCGCGACGAGCCGCGGACGGCGGTGTTCTTCGAGTCCCCGCACCGGTTGGCGTCCTTGCTGGCCGACGCGGCTTCGGTGCTGGGCCCGGACCGGGCCGCCGCGGTGTGCCGGGAGCTGACGAAGACGTATGAAGAGGTGAAGCGGGGAACGCTGGCCTCTTTGGCGGAGTGGGCGGCCGATGGCGTGCGCGGGGAGATCACGGTGGTGCTTTCCGGGGCGCCGCCGCGGGAGGTCTCGGTGGCGGACCTGGTGACGGAAGTCCAGTCCCGGGTGGCTTCGGGCGAGCGCCTGAAGACCGCGGCGGCGGAGGTCGCCGAGGCGGGCGGGGTGTCCAAAAAGGAGCTTTACGACGCCGTGCTGGCGGCCCGGAAGGCGGAATGA
- a CDS encoding SUKH-3 domain-containing protein, with protein sequence MTPELRAALKELRRVRAERPGEELGAAAFAAWRVAVAEALEALAPLLLFAEDRQRAVAEARSARAEAAELRASGFDFPDVVVRALEHAGWRPDRSVDISAWDAELAGQGYRLHPVAAAALRSFGGLNLPPVNRAGPNFANDEPLVVDPVAAGSGHHELARELVAELGGEWYPLGEWLSSSSVFVEASGRVVATGLGWIWELGESVGEAVVFALTAHRPLKCLRVVAPGARPWPPT encoded by the coding sequence ATGACGCCGGAGCTGCGAGCCGCGCTGAAGGAACTGCGGCGGGTGCGGGCCGAGCGGCCCGGCGAAGAACTGGGCGCGGCCGCGTTCGCGGCTTGGCGGGTGGCGGTCGCGGAGGCGCTCGAGGCGCTGGCGCCGCTGCTGCTCTTCGCCGAAGACCGGCAGCGGGCCGTGGCGGAAGCCCGCAGCGCCCGGGCCGAGGCGGCTGAGCTCCGAGCGAGCGGCTTCGATTTCCCCGACGTGGTCGTGCGCGCGCTGGAACACGCCGGGTGGCGCCCTGATCGGTCCGTCGACATCTCCGCGTGGGACGCCGAGCTGGCGGGGCAGGGCTATCGCCTGCACCCGGTCGCGGCGGCGGCGCTGCGCTCCTTCGGCGGGCTGAACCTGCCGCCGGTCAACCGGGCGGGCCCGAACTTCGCCAACGACGAGCCGTTGGTCGTGGACCCGGTCGCGGCCGGGTCCGGGCACCACGAGCTGGCCCGCGAACTCGTCGCCGAACTCGGTGGCGAGTGGTATCCCCTCGGCGAATGGCTGAGCTCGTCCAGCGTCTTCGTCGAGGCCTCCGGCCGGGTGGTGGCGACGGGCCTCGGCTGGATTTGGGAGCTCGGCGAGTCGGTGGGCGAAGCGGTCGTGTTCGCGTTGACCGCGCACCGGCCGTTGAAGTGCCTGCGCGTCGTGGCGCCTGGTGCGCGGCCTTGGCCGCCTACGTGA
- a CDS encoding QsdR family transcriptional regulator → MSQEFERAREWFRSGRRVDMGELAADLAISRATLHRRVGSRDRLLGEILWSLSSASITRLWPSCVGRGAAGVADFVSGYVRYANDSPPFRDFLRREPERALRLLTTRASVCQQRTTAKLAELLSEEVAAGRLVPPLPVPDLAYLLVRIGESFVYTDVITGDAPDAAKAHAAVTALLT, encoded by the coding sequence ATGTCTCAGGAGTTCGAGCGAGCCCGCGAGTGGTTCCGGTCCGGCCGCCGGGTCGACATGGGCGAACTGGCGGCGGACCTGGCGATCAGCCGCGCCACCCTGCACCGCCGCGTGGGTTCGCGCGACCGGCTGCTGGGCGAGATCCTGTGGTCTCTTTCGTCGGCTTCGATCACCCGCCTGTGGCCGTCCTGCGTGGGCCGCGGCGCGGCCGGAGTGGCCGACTTCGTGAGCGGGTACGTCCGGTACGCGAACGACTCCCCGCCGTTCCGCGACTTCCTGCGCCGCGAGCCGGAGCGCGCCCTGCGGCTGCTGACGACCCGCGCGAGCGTGTGCCAGCAGCGGACGACGGCGAAGCTGGCGGAACTGCTCTCGGAGGAGGTCGCGGCGGGACGGCTCGTGCCGCCCCTGCCGGTGCCGGACCTGGCTTACCTGCTGGTGCGGATCGGCGAGTCGTTCGTGTACACGGACGTGATCACCGGCGACGCCCCGGACGCGGCGAAGGCGCACGCCGCGGTGACGGCACTGCTCACGTAG
- a CDS encoding quinone oxidoreductase family protein: MRAVQVTEFGGPEVLTPVELPDPVAGPGEVLIDVERVGVNYADTHQAENSYLAPSKLPLVPGGEVVGTSDGKRVVALLNGGGGYAEKAVAPAATTFPVPDGVDDLTALSMLVQGTTAWVLLKKNAHLEPGESVVVHAAAGGVGTIAVQLAKAWGAGRVIATASSDEKRALALELGADVAIDSRAEDMTAALIEANGGRRVDVVLDMVGGTTTDQSIAALAPFGRLAFYGMAGRESPKPVELRNLLGHSTTISGMWLPHVFRLPGNVFGTALTDLFDLVLAGKLKAIPGGEYALADARAAHEALRSRKTVGKLLLDPGK; the protein is encoded by the coding sequence ATGCGCGCAGTGCAGGTGACCGAGTTCGGCGGACCCGAAGTGCTCACGCCGGTCGAGCTGCCCGATCCGGTGGCCGGGCCGGGGGAGGTGCTCATCGACGTCGAGCGCGTCGGCGTCAACTACGCCGACACGCACCAGGCCGAGAACAGCTACCTCGCGCCGTCGAAGCTGCCGCTCGTCCCCGGCGGCGAAGTGGTCGGGACCAGCGACGGCAAGCGCGTCGTCGCCCTGCTGAACGGCGGGGGCGGGTACGCCGAAAAGGCCGTCGCGCCCGCCGCCACGACCTTCCCGGTGCCCGACGGCGTCGACGACCTCACCGCGCTGTCCATGCTGGTCCAGGGCACGACCGCGTGGGTGCTGCTCAAGAAGAACGCCCACCTCGAGCCGGGCGAGTCGGTCGTCGTGCACGCCGCCGCCGGCGGGGTCGGGACCATCGCCGTGCAGCTCGCCAAGGCCTGGGGTGCGGGCCGCGTGATCGCCACCGCGAGCAGCGACGAGAAGCGCGCGCTCGCCCTCGAACTCGGCGCCGACGTCGCGATCGACTCGCGCGCGGAGGACATGACCGCCGCGCTGATCGAGGCGAACGGCGGCCGCCGCGTCGACGTCGTGCTCGACATGGTCGGCGGGACCACCACCGACCAGAGCATCGCCGCGCTGGCGCCGTTCGGCAGGCTGGCGTTCTACGGTATGGCCGGGCGCGAAAGCCCGAAGCCGGTCGAGCTGCGCAACCTCCTCGGCCACAGCACGACCATCAGCGGCATGTGGCTGCCGCACGTCTTCCGCCTGCCGGGCAACGTCTTCGGGACCGCGCTGACCGACCTCTTCGACCTCGTGCTCGCGGGCAAGCTCAAGGCCATCCCGGGTGGCGAGTACGCGCTGGCGGACGCCCGCGCCGCGCACGAAGCCCTGCGCTCGCGCAAGACGGTCGGCAAGCTCCTGCTCGACCCCGGCAAGTAA
- a CDS encoding aminodeoxychorismate synthase component I — MRVSSTPLRTDVTPARAFSVLAHHAAARGLPPPAMLSGEWFGARAVIAPSLAVTPGALPPVEPVPAPPGVVGGGWFGYLGYDLADPSGRTGSLPPSAWGWADHVLRWSADGTCHLESLDGGGPPVSTMESLLASGVPESSWTAGPLRRPLPSEHRDAVKACVHAIEAGELFQANICTRFTGSFSGSPAALFAAGVSSLDPRRAAFLAGSWGSVVSFSPELFLARHGRAVRSTPIKGTLPRRGPADDGNAALLRRSAKDVAENVMITDLVRNDLGRVCEVGSVTVPSLLRVRPAPGVWHLDSTVTGTLRPPVSDADLLAATFPPGSVTGAPKIRALDLIASLEPVGRGVYTGAIGLLSPAAGLELNVAIRTFEIANGAIALGVGGGITADSDPEAEWQECLHKAAPLERLLASGS, encoded by the coding sequence ATGCGCGTGTCGAGCACCCCACTGCGGACGGACGTCACGCCCGCGCGCGCGTTTTCGGTGCTCGCCCACCACGCCGCCGCCCGCGGGCTGCCGCCGCCCGCGATGCTGTCCGGCGAGTGGTTCGGTGCGCGGGCGGTGATCGCGCCTTCGCTCGCGGTGACGCCGGGTGCGCTGCCGCCGGTCGAGCCGGTGCCCGCGCCACCGGGGGTCGTCGGCGGCGGCTGGTTCGGCTACCTGGGGTACGACCTCGCGGACCCGTCGGGCCGCACCGGGTCCCTGCCGCCGTCGGCGTGGGGCTGGGCGGACCACGTGCTCCGGTGGTCCGCCGACGGCACCTGCCACCTGGAGTCGCTGGACGGCGGCGGGCCGCCGGTGTCCACGATGGAATCGCTGCTGGCCTCCGGCGTCCCGGAGTCGTCCTGGACGGCCGGGCCGCTGCGGCGTCCGCTGCCGTCGGAACACCGTGACGCGGTGAAGGCGTGCGTGCACGCGATCGAAGCCGGGGAACTGTTCCAGGCGAACATCTGCACGCGGTTCACGGGCTCGTTCTCAGGATCGCCCGCGGCGTTGTTCGCGGCCGGGGTCTCGTCGCTGGACCCGCGCCGCGCGGCCTTCCTGGCCGGCTCGTGGGGATCGGTGGTTTCGTTCTCGCCGGAGCTGTTCCTCGCGCGGCACGGGCGGGCGGTGCGGTCGACGCCGATCAAGGGGACGCTCCCCCGGCGCGGCCCCGCCGACGACGGGAACGCCGCGCTGCTGCGCCGCTCCGCCAAGGACGTCGCGGAGAACGTGATGATCACGGACCTGGTGCGCAACGACCTCGGCCGGGTGTGCGAGGTGGGGTCGGTGACCGTGCCGTCGCTGCTGCGCGTCCGCCCGGCGCCGGGCGTGTGGCACCTCGACTCGACGGTGACGGGCACGCTGCGCCCGCCGGTGTCCGACGCGGACCTGCTGGCCGCGACGTTCCCGCCGGGCTCGGTGACGGGCGCGCCGAAGATCCGCGCGCTGGACCTCATCGCTTCGCTGGAACCCGTCGGACGCGGCGTCTACACCGGCGCGATCGGGCTGCTCTCGCCCGCGGCCGGGCTCGAGCTGAACGTGGCGATCCGGACGTTCGAGATCGCGAACGGCGCCATCGCGCTCGGCGTCGGCGGCGGCATCACGGCGGATTCGGACCCGGAGGCGGAGTGGCAGGAGTGCCTCCACAAGGCAGCCCCCCTGGAACGCCTGCTCGCCTCCGGCTCGTGA